A region from the Corylus avellana chromosome ca7, CavTom2PMs-1.0 genome encodes:
- the LOC132188016 gene encoding putative leucine-rich repeat receptor-like serine/threonine-protein kinase At2g24130 has product MGLCGKLLQIIVGGVIIFAIVAAASPTSKPGGAKILKGHHSLISDKAALLAFKKTITLDPNPTLANWDEAVDVCNFTCVTCNKQHHRVVQLQLSGTQLVGLLSPSISNLTGLRKLVLVDNYLFGSIPPEFSSLRHLRHLRLEGNNLRGSIPHSLALLSKLTLLHIKRNNISGTLPPTLFSNCTLLDNIDFSENFLTGKIPDEIGNCPSLWSVNLYNNQFTGQLPLSLTNASLYNLDVEYNHFSGDLPSEFVRKQPDLLYLQLSYNWMKSHDDNTNLDPFFTALRNCTDLGELELAGMGLGGQLPISAGQLPVNLFVIGLQENLIFGSIPPNLGKLSNLVILNLTSNLLNGTIPEEMSNLSSLEQLFLSHNFFPGSISSALGKIRHLGLLDLSHNKFSGEIPASLGNLVLLNYLFLNNNLLSGTIPPTLAKCTELSKLDLSYNRLTGRIPTEFSGLGEIRIFINLSHNHLEGPLPIELSKLEMVQEIDLSSNKLKGTIFPQISSCIALRTTLNLSDNSLEGHLPESMGELLNLEVLDVSGNNLSGKIPVSLSKIQTLAYLNLSFNNFEGSIPTGGIFDSVTNMSFLENRRLDRTVLGRVAGIPICHRKRRWLHSRVFLIIFFLGMFISVILSTICCVIGFRRFRVMILSRKTEPVGNQNTPELMYNFPRITHKELSDATAGFDEWSLIGSSSHGRVYVGVLPDGRAIAVKVLNVQSGNSTKSFTRECQVLKRIRHRNLIRIITVCSQPDFKALVLPYMANGSLDSCLYTGSDLSLIQRVNICSDIAEGMAYLHHHSPVRVIHCDLKPSNVLLNDDMTALVSDFGISKLVMTAEGGNGGAVEMGNSSTSNMLYGSIGYIAPDNMFDGGLSLHKWVKSHFHGRVERVVDPSLVEALKDLSPEVKKMKEVAIGELIELGILCTQESLSTRPTMLDAADDLDRLKRYLTGDTTATFASSLGISSSTFDDD; this is encoded by the exons ATGGGCTTGTGTGGGAAGCTTTTGCAAATCATAGTCGGTGGAGTGATCATATTTGCAATTGTTGCAGCAGCATCTCCGACGTCCAAGCCTG gAGGAGCCAAAATATTAAAGGGGCACCACTCTTTGATTTCCGACAAGGCTGCTCTGTTGGCATTCAAAAAAACCATAACACTCGATCCAAACCCCACCCTTGCTAACTGGGACGAGGCTGTTGATGTTTGCAACTTCACGTGTGTGACATGCAACAAACAACACCACCGTGTAGTACAACTCCAACTGAGTGGCACTCAACTTGTAGGCCTGCTTTCACCCTCCATTTCTAATCTCACTGGCCTTCGTAAACTGGTGCTCGTCGACAATTACTTGTTCGGAAGTATTCCCCCCGAGTTTTCATCCCTTCGACATCTCCGACATCTCCGGCTCGAGGGAAACAATCTACGTGGCTCAATACCACACTCCTTAGCCCTTCTTTCCAAACTTACTTTGTTACATATTAAGCGAAACAACATAAGCGGTACACTTCCACCTACCTTATTCTCCAACTGTACTTTGTTAGACAACATTGACTTCTCCGAAAACTTTCTGACAGGCAAAATTCCAGACGAGATTGGAAACTGTCCATCGCTTTGGAGTGTCAATCTGTACAATAACCAATTTACTGGACAACTTCCTTTGTCTTTAACTAATGCTTCACTTTACAACCTTGATGTGGAGTACAATCATTTTTCTGGTGACCTGCCTTCAGAGTTTGTAAGGAAGCAGCCTGACCTTCTATATCTCCAATTATCATATAATTGGATGAAAAGTCATGATGACAACACCAATCTTGATCCATTCTTCACTGCCCTTAGAAACTGCACTGATCTAGGGGAGCTTGAACTTGCCGGCATGGGCCTCGGGGGGCAATTGCCGATTTCCGCCGGCCAACTTCCTGTCAACCTATTTGTTATTGGCCTACAGGAAAACCTTATCTTCGGATCAATTCCTCCAAATTTAGGCAAACTTTCCAACCTTGTAATTCTCAACTTGACATCCAATCTTTTAAATGGAACCATACCTGAAGAGATGAGTAACTTGTCAAGTTTGGAACAGCTTTTCTTGTCACACAACTTTTTCCCTGGCTCAATTTCTTCAGCATTAGGCAAGATTCGTCATCTGGGTCTGCTAGACCTATCCCACAACAAATTCTCTGGTGAAATCCCAGCAAGTTTAGGAAATTTGGTTCTACTAAATTATCTGTTTCTCAACAACAACCTTCTGTCAGGAACAATACCTCCAACTTTGGCAAAGTGCACAGAGCTGTCCAAGCTTGATTTATCATATAATAGATTGACAGGAAGAATCCCTACAGAGTTTTCAGGTCTGGGTGAGATCAGAATTTTTATAAATCTTTCCCACAATCATCTTGAAGGGCCTCTGCCAATCGAGCTTAGCAAGCTGGAAATGGTGCAAGAGATCGATCTCTCTTCCAACAAACTTAAAGGAACTATTTTTCCTCAGATATCCAGCTGCATTGCGCTGAGGAC GACGTTAAATCTCTCAGACAACTCCCTCGAAGGGCATCTTCCAGAATCAATGGGGGAACTGCTAAACCTCGAAGTCCTTGACGTTTCAGGAAACAACTTATCTGGGAAGATTCCAGTAAGCCTCAGCAAAATTCAGACACTCGCCTATCTAAATCTTTCCTTCAACAACTTTGAAGGGTCGATTCCCACTGGTGGCATCTTCGATTCGGTAACAAATATGTCCTTCTTGGAGAATCGCCGACTCGACAGGACAGTATTAGGCAGAGTTGCTGGCATTCCAATTTGCCATCGAAAGAGACGTTGGCTTCATTCACGTGTGTTTTTGATTATATTCTTCTTGGGAATGTTCATATCAGTAATCTTATCAACAATATGTTGTGTGATTGGGTTCCGGCGCTTTAGAGTAATGATTCTCTCTCGGAAGACTGAACCAGTCGGCAACCAAAATACCCCAGAACTAATGTACAATTTCCCAAGAATCACCCATAAAGAATTATCAGATGCAACGGCAGGATTTGATGAGTGGAGTCTGATTGGGTCGAGCAGCCATGGACGTGTCTACGTCGGAGTTCTTCCAGACGGAAGAGCCATTGCAGTCAAGGTATTAAATGTGCAATCTGGAAACTCAACAAAGAGTTTTACCAGAGAATGCCAAGTCTTGAAGAGGATCCGTCACAGGAACCTGATAAGGATTATAACAGTATGCAGTCAACCTGATTTTAAGGCTCTGGTTCTTCCATATATGGCTAATGGCAGCTTGGATAGCTGTCTGTATACGGGTTCAGATTTGAGTCTTATCCAGAGGGTGAACATTTGCAGTGACATAGCTGAAGGGATGGCCTATCTGCATCATCACTCCCCTGTCAGAGTCATTCACTGTGATCTTAAGCCAAGCAATGTTCTTCTCAACGATGACATGACAGCTCTAGTTTCTGATTTTGGGATATCAAAGTTGGTTATGACTGCTGAAGGGGGAAATGGTGGAGCTGTTGAAATGGGAAACTCTAGTACTTCGAATATGTTATATGGATCTATTGGTTACATCGCACCAG ACAACATGTTTGATGGTGGGCTAAGCCTGCACAAATGGGTGAAGAGTCATTTCCATGGAAGGGTGGAAAGAGTGGTAGATCCTTCTTTGGTGGAAGCTTTAAAGGATCTATCCCCCGAagtaaagaaaatgaaggaagtTGCTATTGGAGAGTTAATTGAGTTGGGTATTCTTTGCACACAGGAGTCCTTATCAACTCGGCCTACAATGCTTGATGCAGCCGACGACCTGGATCGGCTCAAGAGATACCTTACTGGGGACACTACAGCAACATTCGCCTCTTCTCTTGGAATTTCATCTTCCACTTTCGACGATGACTAA
- the LOC132188017 gene encoding putative leucine-rich repeat receptor-like serine/threonine-protein kinase At2g24130 encodes MIFIKFLFLLLLQYLAFTYGQTNLGHHNPPHHSLISDKAALLAFKKTITLDPNSTLANWDEAIDVCNFTRVICNKKQHRVVQLQLNGTQLVGLLSPSISNLTGLRELVLVDNHLFGSIPPEFSSLRRLRHLRIEGNNLQGTIPDSLALLSKLTLLHIKRNNISGTLPPTLFSNCTLLDNIDFSDNFLTGKIPDEIGNCPSLWNVNLYNNQFTGQIPLSLTNASLYNLDVEYNHLSGDLPSEFVRTQPDLHSLHLSYNHMKSHDDNTNLDPFFTALRNCTGLVELELAGMGLGGQLPISVGQLPVNLSVIDLQENQIFGSVPPNLGKLSHLASLNLTSNLLNGTIPEEMSNLSRLDQLFLSHNFFPGSIPSTLGNIRHLGLLDLSHNNFSGEIPESLGNLVKLNSLFLNNNLLSGSIPATLSKCTELYKLDLSYNRLTGRIPPDFSGLGEIRIFINLSHNLLEGPLPLELSKLEKVQEIDLSSNKLNGNIFPQISSCIALRTLNLSDNSLEGYLPETMGELRNLEVLDVSGNNLSGMIPVSLSKIQTLAYLNLSFNNFEGMIPTGGIFDSVTSMSFLENRKLCRTVSSRVAGFPICRRKRPWLHSRVKLAIFVMGIFISVFLSTICCVIGFRRVRVIIHSRKTEPIRKPTTPELIHNFPRITHKELSDATAGFDEQSLIGSGSYGRVYRGVLPDGTAIAVKVLHVQSGNSTKSFARECQVLKRIRHRNLIRIITACSLPDFKALVLPYMANGSLDSCLYTGSDSSDLSLIQRVNICSDIAEGMAYLHHHSPVRVIHCDLKPSNVLLNDDMTALVSDFGIAKLVMTAGGGNGGAVEMGNSTANMLCGSIGYIAPDDMFVGGLSLHKWVKSHFHGRLERVVDPSLVAPLKDLSPEVKKMKEVAIGELIELGLLCTQESLSTRPTMLDAADDLDRLKRYLTGDTTATFASSLGISSSTNFDDD; translated from the exons ATGATCTTCATAAAATTCTTGTTTCTTCTCCTTCTACAATATTTGGCTTTCACATATGGTCAAACAAATTTAGGCCATCACAACCCCCCTCACCACTCTTTGATTTCCGACAAGGCTGCTCTGTTGGCATTCAAAAAAACCATAACACTCGATCCAAACTCCACCCTTGCTAACTGGGATGAGGCTATCGATGTGTGCAACTTCACGCGTGTGATATGCAACAAAAAGCAACACCGTGTAGTACAACTCCAACTGAATGGCACTCAACTTGTAGGCCTGCTTTCACCCTCCATTTCAAATCTCACAGGCCTTCGTGAACTGGTGCTGGTCGACAATCACTTGTTCGGAAGCATTCCGCCCGAGTTTTCCTCCCTTCGACGTCTCCGCCATCTCCGGATCGAGGGAAACAATCTACAAGGCACAATACCAGACTCCTTGGCCCTTCTTTCCAAACTTACTCTATTACATATTAAGCGAAACAACATAAGCGGTACACTTCCACCTACCTTATTCTCTAACTGCACTTTGTTAGACAACATTGACTTCTCCGATAACTTTCTGACAGGAAAAATTCCAGACGAGATTGGAAACTGTCCTTCTCTTTGGAATGTCAATCTGTACAATAACCAATTTACTGGACAAATTCCTTTGTCTTTAACTAATGCTTCACTTTACAACCTTGATGTGGAGTACAATCATTTATCTGGTGACCTGCCTTCAGAGTTTGTAAGGACTCAGCCTGACCTTCATTCTCTCCATTtatcatataatcatatgaaAAGTCATGATGACAACACCAATCTTGATCCATTCTTCACTGCCCTTAGAAACTGCACTGGTCTAGTGGAGCTAGAACTTGCCGGCATGGGCCTCGGAGGGCAATTGCCGATTTCCGTCGGCCAACTTCCTGTCAACCTATCAGTTATTGACCTACAGGAAAACCAAATCTTCGGATCAGTTCCTCCAAATTTAGGGAAACTTTCCCACCTTGCAAGTCTCAACTTGACATCCAATCTTTTAAATGGAACCATACCTGAAGAGATGAGTAACTTGTCAAGATTGGACCAGCTTTTCTTGTCACACAACTTTTTCCCTGGCTCAATTCCTTCAACATTAGGCAATATTCGTCATCTGGGTCTCCTAGACCTATCACACAACAATTTCTCTGGTGAAATCCCAGAAAGTTTGGGAAATTTGGTTAAACTAAATTCTCTGTTTCTCAACAACAACCTTCTGTCAGGATCAATACCTGCAACTTTGTCAAAGTGCACAGAGCTGTACAAGCTTGATTTATCATATAATAGACTGACAGGAAGAATCCCTCCAGATTTTTCAGGTCTGGGTGAGATCAGAATTTTTATAAATCTTTCCCACAATCTTCTTGAAGGGCCTTTGCCACTCGAGCTGAGCAAGCTGGAAAAAGTGCAAGAGATCGATCTCTCTTCCAACAAACTTAATGGAAATATTTTTCCTCAGATATCCAGCTGCATTGCGCTGAGGACGTTAAATCTCTCAGACAACTCTCTCGAAGGGTATCTTCCAGAAACCATGGGGGAACTACGAAACCTCGAAGTCCTCGACGTTTCAGGAAACAACTTATCTGGGATGATTCCAGTAAGCCTCAGCAAAATTCAGACACTCGCCTATCTAAATCTTTCCTTTAACAACTTTGAAGGGATGATTCCCACTGGTGGCATCTTCGATTCAGTAACAAGCATGTCGTTCTTGGAAAATCGCAAACTCTGCAGGACAGTATCTAGCAGAGTTGCTGGCTTTCCAATTTGCCGTCGGAAGAGACCTTGGCTTCATTCACGTGTGAAATTGGCTATATTCGTGATGGGCATATTCATATCAGTATTCTTATCAACAATCTGTTGTGTGATCGGATTCCGGCGCGTTAGAGTAATAATTCACTCTCGGAAGACTGAACCCATCAGAAAACCGACAACCCCAGAACTAATCCACAATTTCCCAAGAATCACCCACAAAGAACTATCAGATGCGACTGCGGGATTCGATGAACAGAGTCTGATTGGTTCAGGAAGCTATGGACGTGTGTACAGGGGAGTTCTTCCAGACGGAACAGCCATTGCAGTCAAGGTTTTACACGTTCAATCTGGAAACTCAACAAAGAGTTTTGCCAGAGAATGCCAAGTCTTGAAGAGGATCCGTCACAGGAACCTGATAAGGATTATAACAGCATGCAGTCTACCTGATTTCAAAGCTCTGGTTCTTCCATATATGGCGAATGGGAGCTTGGATAGCTGTCTGTACACGGGTTCGGATTCTTCAGATTTGAGTCTTATCCAGAGGGTGAACATTTGCAGTGACATAGCTGAAGGGATGGCCTATCTGCATCATCACTCCCCTGTCAGAGTCATTCACTGTGATCTGAAGCCAAGCAATGTTCTTCTCAACGATGACATGACAGCTCTAGTTTCTGATTTTGGGATAGCGAAGTTGGTTATGACTGCAGGAGGGGGAAATGGTGGAGCTGTTGAAATGGGAAACTCTACTGCAAATATGTTATGTGGATCTATTGGATACATCGCACCAG ACGACATGTTTGTTGGTGGGCTAAGCCTGCACAAATGGGTGAAGAGTCACTTCCATGGAAGGTTGGAAAGAGTTGTAGATCCTTCTTTGGTGGCACCTTTAAAGGATCTATCCCCCGAagtaaagaaaatgaaggaagtTGCGATTGGAGAGTTAATTGAGTTGGGTCTTCTTTGCACACAGGAGTCCCTATCAACTCGGCCTACAATGCTTGATGCAGCCGACGACCTGGATCGGCTCAAGAGATACCTTACAGGGGACACTACAGCAACATTCGCCTCTTCTCTTGGAATTTCATCTTCCACTAATTTCGACGATGACTAA